A region of Malaciobacter marinus DNA encodes the following proteins:
- a CDS encoding OFA family MFS transporter: MKKNRWLMALAAVGVHICIGSVYAWSVYVNPIQEQMKWDLTDVTIAFSIAIFFLGLSAALMGKFVEKNGPRVSATIAAFAFGIGTAGSGLAILMESKLLLYFFYGVLGGCGLGIGYISPVSTLVKWFPDKRGLATGLAIMGFGFASAISGPAIKLLIGSVGIANTFFILGSVYFIVIFISAMYLQAPKEGYMPKKFKKKIKEGKKKIKKDLSSMGLNEAIKTPRFYGLWIMLFINVTCGIAIIGVASPLLEEVMGITALAAAAAVGLMGVFNGLGRIFWASISDFLTRPIVYIIFFATQTVAFYALPNISELILFQVVLYFIMSCYGGGFASIPAYIGDIFGTKELGAIHGYILTAWAAAGLVGPLIISNVKDITGSYSQTLYVFSGFFCIALVVSISMLLNIKKLKKQLED; the protein is encoded by the coding sequence ATGAAAAAAAATCGTTGGCTTATGGCTCTTGCTGCTGTTGGTGTGCATATTTGTATAGGGTCTGTTTATGCTTGGAGTGTTTATGTAAATCCTATTCAAGAACAAATGAAGTGGGATTTAACTGATGTAACAATTGCTTTTAGTATTGCTATATTCTTTCTTGGCTTATCTGCTGCACTTATGGGAAAATTTGTTGAAAAAAATGGACCTAGAGTATCTGCTACAATTGCAGCTTTTGCTTTTGGTATAGGAACTGCTGGTTCTGGACTTGCCATTTTAATGGAATCAAAACTTTTACTTTATTTCTTTTATGGAGTCTTAGGTGGATGTGGATTAGGAATAGGTTATATTTCACCAGTATCAACTTTAGTAAAATGGTTTCCTGATAAAAGAGGTCTTGCAACAGGACTTGCAATTATGGGATTTGGTTTTGCTTCAGCTATTTCAGGTCCAGCAATAAAGTTATTAATTGGTTCTGTGGGAATTGCAAATACATTCTTTATTTTAGGAAGTGTTTATTTTATCGTAATATTTATTTCAGCAATGTATTTGCAAGCTCCAAAAGAGGGCTACATGCCAAAGAAATTTAAGAAGAAAATCAAAGAGGGTAAAAAGAAAATCAAAAAAGATTTATCTAGTATGGGCTTAAATGAAGCTATAAAAACACCTAGGTTTTATGGTCTATGGATTATGTTATTTATAAATGTAACATGTGGAATTGCAATAATTGGAGTTGCTTCTCCTCTTCTTGAAGAAGTTATGGGTATTACGGCCCTTGCAGCTGCTGCTGCAGTTGGATTAATGGGTGTCTTTAATGGACTTGGAAGAATTTTTTGGGCTAGTATTTCTGATTTTTTAACAAGACCTATTGTTTATATAATATTTTTTGCAACACAAACAGTTGCTTTTTATGCCTTACCAAATATAAGTGAACTTATACTATTTCAAGTTGTCTTATATTTTATAATGTCTTGTTATGGTGGTGGATTTGCTTCAATTCCTGCTTATATTGGAGATATTTTTGGAACAAAAGAGTTAGGTGCTATTCATGGATATATTTTAACTGCTTGGGCAGCAGCTGGACTTGTAGGGCCTTTAATTATCTCAAATGTAAAAGATATAACAGGAAGTTATTCTCAAACACTATATGTATTTTCAGGTTTTTTCTGTATTGCATTAGTTGTTTCTATTTCAATGCTTTTAAATATAAAAAAATTGAAAAAACAGTTAGAAGATTAA
- a CDS encoding methionine ABC transporter ATP-binding protein, which produces MVEIKNLNKYYGQMKVLNDINLTIEKGDIFAIVGHSGAGKSTLLRCINGLEGYHDGSLIVNNKEVKTLKGSVLNEFRKKIGMIFQHFSLLQRKTVYENVSLPMEVWGYKENEIKKKVDDLLHLVGLSNKAKSYPKELSGGQKQRVAIARALTLDPDILLSDEATSALDPNTTTSILNLLKKINTELNITIILVTHEMEVVKQIAQKALLLEYGNIIGLDVTEDLFLQPDTKMKRFLGEDEVVPQEGVNIKIYFPKDNAHQSLITSMARELNMDFNIVWGKLEEINTHIIGNMVINIQNEQKDTVCKYLENKQITWEILK; this is translated from the coding sequence TTGGTTGAAATTAAAAATTTAAATAAATATTATGGGCAGATGAAAGTACTAAATGATATTAACCTTACTATTGAAAAAGGTGATATTTTTGCTATTGTAGGGCATAGTGGTGCTGGAAAATCTACACTTTTAAGATGTATTAATGGACTTGAAGGTTATCATGATGGTTCACTTATAGTAAATAATAAAGAAGTAAAAACATTAAAAGGTAGTGTGTTAAATGAGTTTAGAAAAAAAATTGGAATGATTTTTCAACATTTTTCACTTCTTCAAAGAAAAACAGTTTATGAAAATGTATCTTTACCAATGGAAGTTTGGGGATATAAAGAGAATGAAATAAAGAAGAAAGTTGATGATTTATTGCATCTTGTTGGACTTTCTAATAAAGCTAAGTCTTATCCAAAAGAACTAAGTGGTGGACAAAAACAAAGAGTTGCAATTGCAAGAGCACTAACACTTGATCCTGATATTTTATTAAGTGATGAAGCAACTTCAGCCCTTGATCCAAATACTACAACATCAATTTTAAATCTTTTAAAAAAGATTAATACAGAATTAAATATTACTATTATTTTAGTAACTCATGAAATGGAAGTAGTAAAACAAATAGCGCAAAAAGCTTTACTTTTAGAGTATGGAAATATAATAGGTTTAGATGTAACAGAAGATCTATTTTTACAACCTGATACAAAAATGAAAAGATTTTTGGGTGAGGATGAAGTAGTACCACAAGAGGGAGTAAATATAAAAATATACTTTCCAAAAGATAATGCACATCAATCACTTATTACTTCAATGGCAAGAGAATTAAATATGGATTTCAATATTGTTTGGGGAAAACTTGAAGAGATTAATACTCATATTATTGGGAACATGGTTATAAATATTCAAAATGAGCAAAAAGATACGGTTTGTAAATATTTAGAAAATAAGCAAATTACTTGGGAGATATTAAAATGA
- a CDS encoding GreA/GreB family elongation factor gives MRKELITQMGFKKFLDEFNNLLKIEKPYWVKEKEIAAQFGDRSENAEYISAKEQIRNIDKRLRFLDKIIKNTEAIKTEELSHEKVNFGSQVTILNLDTNEEKMYIIVGTYETNPSENMISNKSPLGKVLLNKSINEEFEFIINNETFVYEILDIKKYNFKVD, from the coding sequence ATGAGAAAAGAGTTAATAACACAAATGGGGTTTAAAAAGTTTTTAGATGAGTTTAATAATCTTCTAAAAATAGAAAAGCCATATTGGGTAAAAGAAAAAGAAATAGCTGCCCAATTTGGAGATAGAAGTGAAAATGCAGAGTATATAAGTGCAAAAGAACAAATAAGAAATATTGATAAAAGGCTTAGATTTTTAGATAAAATTATAAAAAATACTGAAGCTATAAAAACAGAAGAACTTTCCCATGAGAAAGTAAATTTTGGTTCACAAGTTACAATACTTAATTTAGATACAAATGAAGAAAAAATGTATATTATTGTAGGCACATATGAAACAAATCCAAGTGAAAATATGATTTCAAATAAGTCACCTTTAGGTAAAGTTCTTTTAAATAAATCAATAAATGAAGAGTTTGAATTTATAATAAATAATGAGACTTTTGTATATGAGATTTTAGATATTAAAAAATATAATTTTAAAGTAGATTGA
- a CDS encoding class I SAM-dependent methyltransferase, whose protein sequence is MNISSLEKIIDESLKNKTQEYKRLFHGRGNFYEDFNYLTIDSIDDIIFATIFEEINKDIEKEIIDFLEKIYENYNYKTLVLQRRYLNNGENEVLKGTLNKQNHAIENGLKYSINFSNKNIGFFADMKKGRQFVYENAKDKKVLNLFSYTCSFSVCAIKGEAKEIVNIDMAKNALNTGRLNHQINNLDTKNVKFLPHNILKSWGKIKKSGPYDIIIIDPPSFQKGSFAATKDYEKIIKRLDSLAFEKCIILSCLNAPELDTSFIKNLFEKFAPEFKYVKRLDNLEEFISKDKEKSLKNMIFEKS, encoded by the coding sequence ATGAATATATCAAGTTTAGAAAAGATAATAGATGAAAGTTTAAAAAATAAAACGCAAGAGTATAAAAGATTATTTCATGGAAGAGGTAATTTTTATGAAGATTTTAACTATTTAACAATAGATAGCATTGATGATATTATATTTGCAACAATTTTTGAAGAAATAAATAAAGATATAGAAAAAGAGATTATTGATTTTTTAGAAAAAATATATGAAAACTATAACTATAAAACATTAGTTTTACAAAGAAGATATTTAAATAATGGTGAAAATGAAGTTTTAAAAGGAACTTTAAATAAACAAAATCATGCAATAGAAAATGGTTTAAAATATAGTATTAATTTTTCAAATAAAAATATTGGATTTTTTGCAGATATGAAAAAAGGTCGTCAATTTGTATATGAAAATGCAAAAGATAAAAAAGTATTAAATCTTTTTTCTTATACATGCTCTTTTAGTGTTTGTGCAATTAAAGGTGAAGCAAAAGAAATTGTCAATATTGATATGGCAAAAAATGCATTAAATACTGGACGTTTAAATCACCAAATAAATAATCTTGATACCAAAAATGTAAAATTTCTACCCCATAATATACTAAAATCATGGGGAAAAATAAAAAAATCTGGACCTTATGATATTATAATTATTGATCCACCTTCTTTTCAAAAAGGAAGTTTTGCTGCAACAAAGGATTATGAAAAAATAATTAAAAGATTAGACTCTTTAGCTTTTGAAAAATGCATAATTTTAAGCTGTTTAAATGCCCCAGAATTAGATACAAGTTTTATTAAAAACTTATTTGAAAAGTTTGCACCTGAGTTTAAATATGTAAAAAGATTAGATAATTTAGAAGAGTTTATTTCAAAAGATAAAGAAAAAAGTTTAAAAAATATGATATTTGAAAAATCATAA
- a CDS encoding ZIP family metal transporter — translation MSIISSIIIFSLLSGITVFFGGLLAFFFEKKFKKGFLKEEIIHLFIAFGTGIMLSAISFVLVPHGLEKTHILIAIFLILLGGIIFYYLDGYIQKKAKHTAQIMAMLLDFIPESIALGALFAYDYKLGMVLALFIALQNLPESFNSYLELRSSGFKIKKLLIILFLLSFIGVIFSLLGYYLLSENPFITSALMLFASGGILYLIFQDIAPSLKYKNNRLIAIGVNIGFIVGIYGNSFT, via the coding sequence ATGAGTATTATTTCTTCTATTATTATATTTTCTTTACTCTCAGGAATTACAGTCTTTTTTGGGGGATTGCTTGCATTCTTTTTTGAAAAAAAATTTAAAAAAGGATTTTTAAAAGAAGAAATCATTCACTTATTTATAGCTTTTGGTACTGGTATAATGCTTAGTGCAATCTCCTTTGTCTTAGTGCCTCATGGTTTGGAAAAGACACATATATTAATTGCTATTTTTTTAATTCTTTTAGGTGGAATTATATTTTACTATCTAGATGGTTATATTCAAAAGAAAGCTAAGCATACCGCTCAAATCATGGCTATGCTTCTTGATTTTATTCCAGAATCAATTGCTCTTGGAGCTTTATTTGCATATGATTATAAGTTAGGAATGGTTTTAGCTTTATTTATTGCACTACAAAATCTTCCAGAATCTTTTAATTCATACTTAGAACTTAGAAGTTCAGGGTTTAAAATAAAAAAATTGTTAATTATACTTTTTCTTCTAAGTTTTATAGGAGTTATTTTTTCTCTTTTAGGATATTATTTATTATCAGAAAATCCTTTTATTACTTCTGCTTTGATGCTTTTTGCAAGTGGAGGAATTTTGTATTTAATTTTTCAAGATATTGCTCCTAGTTTAAAATATAAAAATAATAGACTTATTGCAATAGGAGTTAATATTGGTTTTATTGTAGGCATTTATGGGAATAGTTTCACTTAA
- the sstT gene encoding serine/threonine transporter SstT → MAQNGLLQKYLNGNLVLQILIGIILGVVVGFLSKDLANAVSILGVLFVGALKAIAPILVFILVSTAIATKEMGVQTKIKPIIILYLVGTFLAALVAVSASFLFPIELVLPDAQESVLTPPDSVISVLKGVLFNMVDNPINALQTGNFIGILVWAIALGFAMHYSSEDTKNVFFDISLGVTKIVKFIIKLAPLGIFGLVANTFAKTGFDALFSYGKILALLVGTMLFIAFVVNPIIVFIKTQKNPFPLIFTCIKDSAITAFFTRSSAANIPVNMNLCKKLNLDENTYSVSIPLGASTNMAGAAVTITILTLATVHTLGITVDLGTALLLSIISALAACGASGVAGGSLLLIPLACSLFGISNDIALQVVAIGFVIGVVQDSLETALNSSTDVLFTASCASKA, encoded by the coding sequence ATGGCTCAAAATGGTTTACTACAAAAATATCTCAATGGAAATTTAGTCTTACAAATTTTAATAGGTATTATTCTTGGTGTTGTTGTTGGTTTTTTATCGAAGGATTTGGCAAATGCCGTTTCTATTCTTGGAGTTTTATTTGTTGGAGCATTAAAAGCAATAGCTCCTATATTAGTTTTCATTTTAGTATCAACTGCAATTGCAACAAAAGAGATGGGAGTTCAGACTAAAATAAAACCAATTATAATTTTATATTTAGTAGGTACATTTCTAGCTGCATTAGTTGCTGTTAGTGCAAGTTTTTTATTTCCTATTGAATTAGTTCTTCCTGATGCACAAGAAAGTGTGTTAACTCCTCCTGATAGTGTAATATCTGTATTAAAAGGTGTTTTATTTAATATGGTAGACAATCCAATAAATGCTCTTCAAACTGGAAATTTTATAGGTATTTTAGTTTGGGCAATTGCATTGGGGTTTGCCATGCACTATAGTAGTGAAGATACTAAAAATGTATTTTTTGATATATCTTTAGGTGTTACAAAAATTGTAAAATTTATTATTAAACTTGCACCTTTAGGTATTTTTGGTCTTGTTGCAAATACTTTTGCAAAAACAGGATTTGATGCACTTTTTAGTTATGGAAAAATCTTAGCTTTATTAGTAGGAACAATGCTTTTTATAGCATTTGTAGTAAATCCTATAATTGTATTTATTAAAACACAAAAAAATCCTTTTCCTTTAATTTTTACTTGTATAAAAGATAGTGCGATAACTGCATTCTTTACAAGAAGTAGTGCTGCTAATATTCCTGTAAATATGAATCTTTGTAAAAAATTGAATCTTGATGAAAATACTTACTCTGTTTCTATTCCTTTAGGTGCTAGTACAAATATGGCAGGTGCTGCTGTTACTATTACTATTTTAACTTTAGCAACTGTACATACTTTAGGAATTACTGTTGATTTGGGAACTGCACTTTTACTTAGTATTATATCAGCATTAGCTGCTTGTGGAGCTTCTGGTGTTGCTGGTGGTTCACTTCTTTTAATACCACTTGCTTGTTCACTTTTTGGAATCTCAAATGATATTGCGCTTCAAGTAGTTGCAATTGGTTTTGTAATTGGAGTGGTTCAAGATTCACTTGAAACGGCATTAAACTCTTCAACTGATGTACTTTTTACTGCAAGTTGTGCTTCAAAGGCTTAA
- a CDS encoding DUF2391 family protein, whose protein sequence is MRNLRFNTEDISQLIIGAFALCVPISFSQEAWDIAQTLPNLNLSLLIFLTVCFLSIYTYGSIFQTNIKSRVFIFIFRIFIAYFITILVVSLTLFALNKLPLFTDTLLAIKRIIVISMPASIGAIIVDGLDKE, encoded by the coding sequence TTGAGAAACTTAAGATTTAATACTGAAGATATTTCACAATTAATAATTGGTGCATTTGCATTATGTGTGCCAATATCTTTTTCACAAGAAGCATGGGATATAGCGCAAACTCTTCCTAATTTAAACTTAAGTTTATTAATATTTTTAACAGTTTGTTTCTTAAGTATTTATACATATGGAAGTATTTTCCAAACAAATATTAAATCAAGAGTTTTTATATTTATATTTAGAATTTTCATAGCTTATTTTATAACTATCTTAGTTGTAAGTTTAACACTTTTTGCACTTAACAAACTACCACTATTTACGGACACCCTACTTGCAATTAAACGAATAATTGTAATATCAATGCCAGCTTCAATAGGTGCTATTATAGTAGATGGCTTAGATAAAGAGTAA
- the torA gene encoding trimethylamine-N-oxide reductase TorA, translated as MKNLSRRDFLKSTSAVVTLASINPALNAMVINNAKKILTTSHYGAFYAVVEDGKFVRTIPYEKDNHPSPMIEAMPDRVYTPTRVKYPYVREGFLKHEHKSDTTKRGKEKFVRVSWDKAFELVAKEIKRVQKTTGPDSIYAGCYGWWTSGNMHNVRNIAQRMLKLTGGFVDDVNTYSTGAIRVILPYVTGSASGYYKPSAWPTVIKNVDNLVIIGADPYVTNQIAWTSADHRYYDYMEDLKEESKKRKINIININPVYTETAQKLNAKQVSLKPGTDVALMLGIANYMYKNKLYNEKFMKKYTYGRKQFFKYLIGEEDNIDKTPQWASKITGISEKDIELLAKLFAKGKTTLMGGWAIQRMDSGEQSHWMMVTLACMIGQIGQEGGGFTFSGHYSNIGAPAATGPGLSAFPINFKNTKDIPWVNKKSKYIPVARIADMLLNPGEKFDYNGKKLTYPDIKMIYWAGGNPFHHHQDVNKLIKAWQKPESIIFIEPYWTASARMADIVLPATTTFERNDITFFGHGSHESIMAMKKAVEPIAESKNDYDIAVGIMDKLGLKELYTEGKKDEMDWIKEFYNNSLKQAKDKNIPMLEFDDFWEKGHTDFKISQKAKNYVSFKSFIKNKRKNRLGTPSGKFEIFSKTIESYNYDDCAPHPKWYEPMEYLGSKKANKYPYHIVSPHPKYRLHSQLNNTWLRNVYEVKGREPILINIEDAKEKGIKDGDVVKVFNDRGSVLAGAVVTSNIRKNVVQLCEGAWYDPADLQNGDTSCIHGHVNVLTIDKGTSKLAQGNIAHTALVDFEKYTGELPQIKVFTPPKTI; from the coding sequence ATGAAAAATTTATCAAGAAGAGATTTTCTTAAAAGTACAAGTGCAGTCGTGACTTTAGCATCAATTAATCCAGCATTAAATGCCATGGTAATTAATAATGCAAAAAAGATTTTAACAACTTCACATTATGGAGCATTTTATGCAGTTGTTGAAGATGGAAAGTTTGTTAGAACTATTCCATATGAAAAAGACAATCATCCAAGCCCAATGATTGAAGCAATGCCAGATAGAGTTTATACTCCAACAAGGGTTAAATATCCTTATGTAAGAGAAGGATTTTTAAAACATGAACACAAAAGTGATACAACAAAAAGAGGAAAAGAAAAATTTGTAAGAGTATCTTGGGATAAAGCCTTTGAACTAGTTGCAAAAGAGATTAAAAGAGTACAAAAAACTACAGGACCAGACTCTATTTATGCAGGTTGTTATGGTTGGTGGACTTCAGGAAATATGCATAATGTAAGAAATATTGCACAAAGAATGTTAAAACTAACAGGTGGATTTGTTGATGATGTAAATACTTACTCTACTGGTGCAATTAGAGTAATTTTGCCATATGTAACAGGAAGTGCGAGTGGTTATTATAAACCTTCTGCTTGGCCTACAGTAATAAAAAATGTTGATAATTTAGTAATAATTGGAGCAGACCCATATGTTACAAATCAAATAGCATGGACAAGTGCAGATCATAGATATTATGATTATATGGAAGATTTAAAAGAAGAGAGTAAAAAAAGAAAAATAAATATAATTAATATTAATCCTGTTTATACAGAAACAGCACAAAAACTTAATGCAAAACAAGTATCATTAAAACCAGGAACTGATGTTGCTTTAATGTTAGGAATTGCTAATTATATGTATAAAAATAAACTTTATAATGAAAAATTTATGAAAAAATATACATATGGTAGAAAACAATTTTTCAAATATCTAATTGGAGAAGAAGATAATATAGATAAAACACCACAATGGGCATCAAAAATTACAGGAATTTCTGAAAAAGACATTGAATTATTAGCAAAACTATTTGCAAAAGGAAAAACAACGCTTATGGGTGGTTGGGCTATTCAAAGAATGGATTCAGGAGAACAATCACATTGGATGATGGTAACTTTGGCTTGTATGATAGGTCAAATTGGTCAAGAAGGAGGAGGATTTACTTTTTCAGGACACTACTCTAACATCGGTGCACCTGCTGCAACAGGACCAGGATTGAGTGCATTTCCAATTAATTTTAAAAATACTAAAGATATTCCTTGGGTAAATAAAAAATCAAAATATATTCCTGTAGCAAGAATTGCAGATATGCTATTAAATCCAGGTGAAAAATTTGATTATAATGGGAAAAAACTAACATATCCAGATATAAAAATGATTTACTGGGCAGGAGGAAATCCTTTTCACCATCATCAAGATGTTAACAAATTGATAAAAGCATGGCAAAAACCTGAATCAATTATATTTATAGAACCTTACTGGACAGCAAGTGCAAGAATGGCAGATATAGTGCTTCCTGCTACTACAACTTTTGAAAGAAATGATATTACATTTTTTGGTCATGGTTCACATGAATCTATTATGGCTATGAAAAAAGCAGTAGAACCAATTGCTGAATCAAAAAATGATTATGATATTGCAGTAGGAATAATGGATAAATTAGGATTAAAAGAGTTATATACAGAAGGGAAAAAAGATGAAATGGATTGGATTAAAGAGTTTTATAATAACTCTTTAAAACAAGCAAAAGACAAAAATATCCCTATGCTTGAATTTGATGATTTTTGGGAAAAAGGACATACAGACTTCAAAATTTCTCAAAAAGCAAAAAACTATGTTTCTTTTAAAAGTTTTATAAAAAATAAAAGAAAAAATAGATTAGGAACGCCATCTGGAAAATTTGAGATTTTTTCTAAAACTATAGAAAGCTATAACTATGATGATTGTGCTCCACATCCAAAATGGTATGAACCAATGGAATATTTAGGAAGTAAAAAAGCAAATAAATATCCATATCATATTGTTTCTCCTCATCCTAAATATAGACTTCACTCTCAACTAAATAATACTTGGTTAAGAAATGTATATGAAGTAAAAGGAAGAGAACCAATTTTAATAAATATCGAAGATGCAAAAGAAAAAGGGATAAAAGATGGAGATGTTGTAAAAGTTTTCAATGATAGAGGTTCAGTTTTAGCTGGTGCAGTAGTCACTTCAAATATAAGAAAAAATGTTGTCCAATTATGTGAAGGAGCTTGGTATGATCCAGCTGATTTACAAAATGGTGATACTTCTTGCATTCATGGGCATGTAAATGTATTGACAATAGATAAAGGAACATCAAAACTTGCACAAGGAAATATTGCCCACACAGCTTTAGTTGACTTTGAAAAATATACAGGAGAATTACCTCAAATAAAAGTATTTACTCCTCCAAAAACTATTTAA
- a CDS encoding MetQ/NlpA family ABC transporter substrate-binding protein: MNNFFKVVLVALVALFLGACSDSNDKQEQKVQEKKVIKVGATPIPHAEILQEVKKILAKDGYTLEIVEFTDYVTPNIAVEEGELDANFFQHLPYMDEFNKNKNTHLVKTVNVHLEPMGIYSNKIKSLKEIKEGDTIAVPNDPTNESRALDILQREGLLTFNDVELKTAKDILDNPKNLKIEELDAPQLPRVLDEVTAAVINTNYALLSNLNPLKDALAIESKDSPYANIVTIKAGNENKEYIKALNKAITSEEIKNFIRTKYEGSIIEAF, encoded by the coding sequence ATGAATAATTTTTTTAAAGTTGTTTTAGTTGCACTAGTTGCATTATTTTTAGGTGCTTGTTCAGATAGTAATGATAAGCAAGAGCAGAAAGTTCAAGAAAAGAAAGTTATAAAAGTTGGAGCTACTCCAATTCCACATGCAGAGATTTTACAAGAAGTAAAAAAAATCTTAGCAAAAGATGGTTATACATTAGAAATTGTTGAGTTTACAGATTATGTAACTCCAAATATTGCTGTTGAAGAGGGTGAATTAGATGCTAACTTCTTCCAACATTTACCATATATGGATGAGTTTAACAAAAATAAGAATACTCACTTAGTTAAAACTGTAAATGTTCACTTAGAGCCAATGGGAATCTATTCAAACAAAATAAAATCATTAAAAGAGATTAAAGAGGGTGATACAATAGCTGTACCAAATGATCCAACAAATGAGAGTAGAGCCTTAGATATTTTACAAAGAGAAGGTTTATTAACATTTAATGATGTAGAATTAAAAACTGCAAAAGATATTTTAGATAATCCAAAAAATCTTAAAATTGAAGAGTTAGATGCTCCTCAATTACCAAGAGTTTTAGATGAAGTAACAGCAGCAGTTATTAATACAAACTATGCTTTATTATCAAATCTTAATCCATTAAAAGATGCTTTAGCAATTGAATCAAAAGATTCTCCTTATGCAAATATTGTAACTATTAAAGCAGGTAATGAAAACAAAGAATATATTAAAGCTTTAAATAAAGCAATAACTTCTGAAGAGATTAAAAACTTTATTAGAACAAAATATGAAGGTTCAATTATAGAAGCTTTCTAA
- a CDS encoding methionine ABC transporter permease: MINILLPAIWETIYMSVVSTSIAVIIGFFTAIVLILTQKDGLMENIQLYRVLDVVINTLRSFPFIILMIVLFPVTKMIVGKSIGTTAAIVPLTIGAAPFIARLIESALKEVDQGVIEAAKSFGAGNFQIIFRIMLVEALPGIISAITLTLITVVGFSAMAGAVGGGGLGDVAIKYGYYRFQTDIMMYTVLVLIIIVQIFQSLGDYLYKITKK, from the coding sequence ATGATAAATATTTTATTGCCAGCAATTTGGGAAACTATATATATGAGTGTAGTTTCTACTTCAATTGCTGTTATTATAGGTTTTTTTACTGCTATTGTTTTAATACTTACACAAAAAGATGGATTGATGGAGAATATACAACTATATAGAGTTTTAGATGTAGTTATAAATACTTTAAGATCTTTTCCTTTTATTATTTTGATGATTGTATTATTTCCTGTAACTAAAATGATAGTTGGAAAAAGTATTGGAACAACTGCTGCTATAGTTCCACTTACAATTGGTGCTGCTCCTTTTATTGCAAGATTAATAGAGAGTGCTTTAAAAGAGGTTGATCAAGGTGTTATTGAAGCTGCAAAATCGTTTGGAGCTGGAAATTTCCAGATAATATTTAGAATAATGTTAGTTGAAGCATTGCCTGGTATTATTTCAGCCATAACTTTAACTTTAATTACTGTTGTTGGGTTTTCTGCAATGGCTGGAGCCGTTGGAGGAGGGGGACTTGGTGATGTAGCAATCAAATATGGCTACTACAGATTCCAAACTGATATTATGATGTACACTGTATTAGTTTTAATCATAATAGTACAGATATTTCAAAGTTTAGGTGATTATTTATACAAAATTACAAAAAAATAA